One window of the Nothobranchius furzeri strain GRZ-AD chromosome 3, NfurGRZ-RIMD1, whole genome shotgun sequence genome contains the following:
- the eif6 gene encoding eukaryotic translation initiation factor 6: protein MAVRASFEKNNEVGCFAKLTNTYCLVAIGGSENFYSVFEGELSETIPVVHASIAGCRIIGRMCVGNRHGLLVPNNTTDQELQHIRNSLPDSVKIQRVEERLSALGNVVTCNDYVALVHPDLDRETEEILADTLKVEVFRQTVAEQVLVGSYCAFSNQGGLVHPKTSIEDQDELSSLLQVPLVAGTVNRGSEVIAAGMVVNDWCAFCGLDTTSTELSVIESVFKLSDTMQPSAIATSMRDSLIDSMA, encoded by the exons ATGGCGGTCAGAGCTTCTTTTGAGAAGAACAACGAAGTCGGCTGCTTCGCCAAACTGACCAACACCTACTGCCTGGTGGCCATTGGCGGTTCAGAGAACTTCTACAG CGTGTTTGAAGGAGAGTTATCAGAAACCATCCCGGTGGTTCACGCCTCCATCGCAGGCTGTAGGATCATCGGCAGGATGTGTGTGG GTAACCGCCATGGCCTCCTGGTGCCCAACAACACAACAGACCAGGAGCTGCAGCACATCAGGAACAGCCTCCCGGACTCGGTGAAGATCCAGAGGGTCGAGGAGCGGCTTTCTGCCCTGGGGAATGTCGTCACCTGTAACGATTATGTGGCTCTGGTTCACCCCGACCTGGACCGG GAGACGGAGGAGATCCTTGCAGACACGCTGAAGGTGGAGGTCTTCCGTCAGACTGTAGCCGAGCAGGTTCTGGTCGGTTCCTACTGTGCGTTCAGCAACCAGGGAGGCCTTGTCCACCCGAAGACGTCCATCGAGGACCAGGACGAGCTGTCGTCCCTGCTGCAGGTCCCCCTGGTG GCAGGTACCGTAAACCGAGGCAGCGAGGTTATCGCTGCGGGGATGGTGGTGAACGACTGGTGTGCGTTCTGCGGCCTGGACACAACCAGCACCGAGCTGTCTGTCATCGAGAGTGTCTTCAAGCTGAGTGACACGATGCAGCCGTCCGCCATCGCCACCAGCATGAGGGACTCGCTGATCGACAG CATGGCGTAA